In a single window of the Tachyglossus aculeatus isolate mTacAcu1 chromosome 14, mTacAcu1.pri, whole genome shotgun sequence genome:
- the MRPL42 gene encoding 39S ribosomal protein L42, mitochondrial, whose product MTSTVRWTSGPRAALARLVAFSRLVSKQNGAVFSACHKSTYTPLPDNYNCKVELALTSDGKTVVCYHPTLDFPYSHTKPLPRPDPSRNEAETHDQILKAQLEVEKKQLGTEINIEQLSKIFYTTKHRWYPVGQYHTRRKKVNPPKER is encoded by the exons ATGACATCGACAGTAAGATGGACTTCAGGGCCCAGGGCAGCGTTGGCCCGTTTAGTTGCGTTCAGCAGACTGGTTTCAAAACAGA ATGGAGCTGTATTTTCTGCTTGTCACAAATCTACATATACTCCCCTTCCAGATAATTATAATTG CAAGGTGGAGCTAGCTTTGACATCCGATGGCAAGACTGTAGTTTGCTACCACCCGACCTTGGACTTTCCGTATTCGCATACAAAG CCTCTACCTCGACCAGATCCCAGCAGAAACGAAGCTGAAACACACGATCAAATATTGAAAGCGCAGTTGGAAGTTGAGAAGAAACAGTTGGGGACAGAAATCAACATAGAACAGCTTAGCAAAATATTCTACACAACCAAGCATCGCTGGTACCCAGTGGGGCA GTACCACACTCGGCGCAAGAAGGTCAACCCTCCCAAAGAACGGTGA